The Nitrospirota bacterium genome includes a window with the following:
- a CDS encoding cytochrome P460 family protein: MHKQFASSLAFSGLLLIMGGCNTTESSGSKMMAAETKPAMAPSMAAPSGPDGTVALPADYKFWPKFLVDIPKGEAKQVRDIYINPTGARTSAGQNFPNGTIMVMEIYKAKMDGDKLATGMDGKPVKGDLAKVFVMGKEQGWGDKLPDDLKNGDWAYAAYDATSKPLMEDFTKCRACHMPLAQKDFVHRYDEYFEKRGRM, from the coding sequence ATGCACAAGCAGTTTGCCTCGTCTCTTGCCTTCAGTGGATTGCTGCTCATCATGGGCGGCTGTAACACGACAGAATCGTCTGGTTCCAAGATGATGGCTGCCGAGACAAAGCCGGCAATGGCCCCCTCGATGGCGGCCCCGTCTGGCCCTGATGGCACCGTAGCCCTTCCCGCCGACTACAAGTTCTGGCCCAAGTTCCTGGTCGATATCCCAAAAGGCGAAGCCAAACAGGTGCGCGACATCTACATCAATCCAACCGGCGCGAGAACATCAGCAGGACAGAACTTTCCGAACGGTACGATCATGGTGATGGAGATCTACAAGGCCAAGATGGACGGCGACAAGCTGGCGACCGGCATGGATGGGAAGCCGGTGAAAGGCGACCTGGCGAAGGTGTTTGTGATGGGGAAGGAACAGGGCTGGGGCGACAAGCTCCCCGACGATCTGAAAAACGGCGATTGGGCCTACGCCGCCTATGACGCGACCAGCAAACCCCTGATGGAAGACTTCACGAAGTGCCGCGCCTGCCATATGCCGTTAGCGCAGAAGGATTTCGTACATCGGTACGATGAGTACTTCGAGAAGCGCGGACGGATGTAG
- a CDS encoding methyltransferase domain-containing protein: MPIDEIEQKVSERYARAASIGEQMCCPTSYDMANLKSFIPEEVLKISYGCGTPAGLKTVRPGETVLDIGSGGGIDCFEASRLVGPTGRVIGIDMTDTMLEIARKNAVVVATNLGYPASNVEFKKGMADAMPVAENTVDLIISNCVINLAPDKRKVFREMFRVAKPSGRFTVSDIVADQPVPQYLVHDAKKWGDCLSGALTLTDYMEGMTDAGFVGLHLITSSPWQRIDGIHFFSVTLTGYKLPAQLPAAAPRYATLRGPFSRVVDERGTAYLRGIPQPLTPDLALLLSQPPFDSLFVFSPNPFWLDRADPRWASVTPSQDPCLWTGDFALLAGPFLEACDDDHHLFRRGEPVEICSKTRRVLETDGYRSHFAILNRASEPATGDAVTCAPDGGCC; encoded by the coding sequence ATGCCCATAGACGAAATTGAGCAGAAAGTCAGCGAGCGCTATGCCAGGGCCGCCAGTATAGGTGAGCAGATGTGTTGCCCGACCAGTTACGACATGGCGAACCTTAAATCCTTCATCCCGGAAGAGGTCCTCAAGATCTCCTACGGATGCGGCACCCCGGCCGGGTTAAAAACGGTACGCCCCGGTGAAACGGTTCTGGACATCGGCTCGGGGGGCGGCATCGACTGTTTTGAAGCCTCGCGCCTCGTCGGTCCGACTGGTCGAGTAATCGGCATCGATATGACCGATACGATGCTGGAGATCGCCCGCAAGAACGCCGTCGTAGTCGCCACCAACCTTGGCTATCCCGCCTCCAATGTCGAGTTTAAGAAGGGGATGGCCGACGCCATGCCGGTGGCGGAGAATACGGTCGACTTGATCATCTCCAATTGTGTCATCAACCTTGCGCCCGATAAGCGGAAGGTGTTTCGAGAGATGTTCCGTGTCGCCAAGCCAAGCGGACGATTCACAGTTTCCGATATCGTGGCCGACCAGCCTGTCCCACAGTATTTGGTTCACGATGCGAAGAAATGGGGCGATTGCTTGTCCGGCGCCCTCACGCTCACCGACTATATGGAAGGCATGACCGACGCAGGGTTCGTCGGTCTTCATCTCATCACATCGTCACCCTGGCAGCGAATCGACGGTATCCATTTTTTCTCGGTCACCTTGACCGGCTACAAGCTGCCCGCGCAACTCCCAGCCGCCGCCCCCCGGTATGCGACGCTTCGCGGCCCCTTCAGTCGCGTGGTGGATGAACGAGGCACGGCCTACCTGCGCGGGATTCCTCAACCACTGACGCCGGACCTGGCCCTACTCCTCAGTCAGCCTCCCTTTGACTCCTTGTTTGTCTTCTCGCCCAATCCGTTCTGGCTGGACCGGGCCGATCCGCGCTGGGCCTCCGTGACTCCCTCACAGGACCCGTGCCTGTGGACAGGCGACTTCGCGCTCCTGGCCGGCCCATTCCTGGAAGCCTGCGATGACGACCACCACCTGTTCCGGCGCGGCGAGCCGGTCGAAATCTGCTCCAAAACGCGCAGGGTGCTCGAAACAGACGGCTATCGCTCGCACTTCGCCATACTCAATCGCGCCAGCGAACCGGCGACAGGTGACGCCGTCACCTGCGCCCCTGACGGAGGCTGCTGCTGA
- the arsS gene encoding arsenosugar biosynthesis radical SAM protein ArsS (Some members of this family are selenoproteins.), translating to MALTLLGQQSPLASSAEQLRLLGTITSAPPFETQLDRMGLLPLRATGITVFQINVGKLCNQTCRHCHVDAGPDRTESMSRETAELCIQALAKTDIPTVDITGGAPELNPNFCWLVEQARTLGRHVLDRCNLSVLLIPSQANLAEFLAAHQVEIIASLPSYQASQTDAQRGDGIFQKSIEALRLLNRLGYGQPDSGLALNLVYNPVGAFLPPKQGAIEAQFRKELRARYGVEFNHLYTITNMPVSRYLEFLVESGNYEQYMERLANAFNPAAATGVMCRYTISVSWDGRLYDCDFNQMLDLPVAHGAPTHIRDFDPVQLNQRQITTGNHCYGCTAGTGSSCGGSVTA from the coding sequence ATGGCGCTAACCCTGTTGGGACAACAGAGCCCCCTCGCCTCTTCGGCAGAGCAGTTGAGGCTGCTTGGAACCATCACAAGCGCGCCACCCTTTGAGACACAACTCGATCGGATGGGCCTGCTCCCGCTTCGCGCCACGGGAATCACCGTCTTTCAAATCAACGTCGGCAAACTCTGCAACCAGACCTGCCGCCATTGTCATGTGGATGCGGGACCGGATCGGACCGAGAGCATGTCCCGAGAAACGGCAGAGCTGTGCATTCAGGCTCTCGCCAAAACCGATATTCCTACGGTCGATATCACAGGGGGCGCGCCGGAACTGAACCCCAACTTTTGCTGGCTGGTCGAACAGGCTCGCACACTCGGTCGCCATGTGCTGGATCGCTGTAATCTTTCGGTGCTGCTGATTCCTTCACAGGCAAACTTAGCCGAATTCCTGGCCGCTCACCAGGTCGAGATTATCGCCTCACTCCCCTCCTATCAGGCCAGTCAAACCGATGCCCAACGGGGCGACGGAATTTTTCAGAAATCGATCGAGGCACTGCGCCTGCTGAATCGACTCGGCTATGGTCAGCCTGACAGCGGCCTCGCCCTAAACCTTGTCTACAATCCGGTGGGGGCTTTTCTTCCGCCCAAGCAAGGGGCCATCGAAGCGCAGTTTCGGAAAGAGCTCCGGGCCAGGTATGGCGTCGAGTTCAACCATCTCTACACGATCACCAACATGCCGGTGAGCCGATACTTGGAGTTTCTGGTGGAAAGCGGGAATTATGAGCAGTATATGGAGCGACTCGCCAACGCCTTCAACCCTGCCGCCGCTACCGGCGTCATGTGCCGCTATACGATCTCCGTCAGCTGGGATGGCAGACTTTATGACTGCGACTTCAACCAGATGCTGGATTTACCGGTCGCCCATGGCGCACCCACACACATCCGCGATTTCGATCCGGTGCAGCTGAATCAGCGCCAGATCACGACGGGCAACCATTGCTACGGCTGCACAGCCGGGACAGGCTCATCCTGCGGCGGCTCCGTCACGGCTTAA
- the arsB gene encoding ACR3 family arsenite efflux transporter — protein MHTPPVVEKQLNPFERYLTIWVTLCMIVGIVIGQGAPDLVQSLRAMEFGQGSHINLPIAVLIWLMIVPMMMKVDFASIRHVGTRPTGLVITLFVNWVVKPFSMALFAWFFFRVVFAAWITPTEADQYIAGTIILAAAPCTAMVFVWSYLTDGDPAYTLVQVSVNDLIMLLLFAPIVGLLVSGASSLAVPFDVLLYSVLAFIVIPLAIGWGLRMWLVRQQGQRWLEDVLLPKFAPVTIVALLLTLAFIFAFQSQNIMGKTVHVALIAVPILLQVYLNASLAYGLMYRFHVPYAIAAPGALIGASNFFELAVATAIALFGPESGAALATVVGVLVEVPVMLSVCGICNRTKHWFRPEVVA, from the coding sequence ATGCACACGCCGCCGGTAGTCGAGAAGCAGCTAAACCCTTTTGAGCGGTATCTGACGATCTGGGTAACCCTCTGCATGATCGTGGGTATCGTGATTGGACAGGGGGCACCGGACCTTGTCCAATCGTTGAGGGCGATGGAGTTCGGTCAAGGCAGCCATATCAACCTGCCGATTGCGGTGCTGATTTGGCTGATGATCGTGCCGATGATGATGAAGGTCGATTTTGCCTCGATTCGTCACGTTGGGACGCGTCCGACCGGGCTCGTGATTACGTTGTTCGTCAATTGGGTGGTCAAACCGTTTTCGATGGCCCTCTTCGCCTGGTTCTTCTTCCGCGTCGTCTTTGCCGCCTGGATCACACCGACCGAAGCCGATCAATACATCGCGGGGACGATCATTCTGGCCGCGGCGCCCTGCACCGCGATGGTATTTGTCTGGAGCTATCTGACGGATGGGGACCCCGCCTATACGTTGGTCCAGGTATCCGTGAACGATCTCATCATGCTCCTGCTCTTTGCGCCGATTGTCGGCCTGTTGGTGAGTGGCGCTTCATCGTTAGCTGTTCCATTCGATGTCTTGCTCTACTCAGTCCTGGCTTTCATCGTGATTCCGCTGGCGATTGGGTGGGGGCTTCGGATGTGGCTCGTGCGGCAACAGGGCCAGCGGTGGCTTGAAGACGTGCTCTTGCCGAAGTTTGCCCCGGTCACCATCGTCGCCTTGCTCCTCACCCTGGCCTTCATCTTCGCCTTCCAATCCCAGAACATCATGGGCAAGACCGTTCATGTGGCGTTGATTGCCGTGCCGATCCTCCTGCAAGTGTATCTGAATGCCTCATTGGCCTATGGGCTCATGTATCGGTTTCATGTGCCCTATGCGATCGCCGCACCGGGTGCGTTGATCGGGGCCAGCAACTTTTTCGAATTGGCAGTGGCGACAGCCATTGCGCTGTTTGGCCCCGAGTCCGGCGCAGCCTTGGCAACTGTGGTGGGCGTGTTGGTGGAAGTGCCCGTCATGTTGTCGGTCTGTGGGATCTGCAATCGAACCAAGCATTGGTTCAGGCCCGAGGTGGTCGCATGA
- a CDS encoding metalloregulator ArsR/SmtB family transcription factor → MLTLSGKNRAKTAELCHALADETRLDILDQLKEGERCVCELTDALQTGQSRLSFHLKVLKDAGLILDRPEGRWIYYAINSEAVAELEELVGSLKATRKTVRPSSRC, encoded by the coding sequence ATGCTTACCTTGTCGGGGAAGAATCGGGCCAAAACCGCCGAGTTGTGCCATGCGCTGGCAGATGAGACCAGGCTGGATATTCTCGATCAGCTCAAGGAGGGGGAACGGTGTGTCTGTGAACTGACCGATGCCCTTCAGACCGGGCAGTCGCGTCTATCTTTTCATTTAAAAGTATTGAAGGACGCAGGCTTGATTCTCGATCGGCCGGAAGGCCGCTGGATCTATTACGCCATCAATTCCGAAGCGGTTGCGGAGCTTGAAGAGCTTGTCGGATCGCTCAAAGCAACCAGGAAAACAGTTCGGCCTAGCTCGCGCTGTTAA
- the hflK gene encoding FtsH protease activity modulator HflK — translation MVWDPKDPWSKKSDPLEDALKQAQSQFKNLMPSSGFRNVALAALVVFLAWQSAFIIAPDEEGVVKRFGVPVRTVGPGPHGKIPLIETVLQPKVEKLHRIEVGFRTDRQGRQQMLAQEALMLTGDMNILAIEFIVQYKIKESENYLFSVAEIHETIGKAAEASMREVVGKSKIDEALTTGKAQIQQDTLVLLQSILDQYHGGVQIAAIQLQDVDPPEAVAAAFKDVTNAKEDREKLINQSQSYRNDILPKAKGEAAQVVNQAKGYAQARLNRAQGEANRFTATLKEYNQAKDIISKRLYIETMEEILPNIEKVIIDGKGGDRVLPYLPLERLKAKSGAAAEEQKP, via the coding sequence ATGGTTTGGGACCCCAAAGATCCTTGGAGCAAGAAGAGTGACCCGCTTGAGGATGCCCTCAAACAGGCCCAATCGCAATTCAAGAATCTGATGCCCTCGAGCGGCTTCAGAAACGTCGCCCTCGCCGCCTTGGTCGTCTTCCTCGCCTGGCAAAGTGCGTTTATCATCGCCCCTGATGAGGAGGGCGTCGTGAAGCGGTTCGGCGTCCCAGTCAGGACAGTGGGCCCCGGCCCCCATGGGAAAATTCCTCTGATCGAAACGGTCCTGCAGCCAAAAGTCGAAAAACTTCATCGGATCGAGGTGGGATTCCGCACGGATCGGCAAGGCCGTCAGCAAATGCTGGCGCAAGAAGCCTTGATGCTCACCGGCGATATGAACATCCTGGCCATCGAGTTCATCGTGCAATACAAGATTAAAGAATCTGAGAACTACCTCTTCAGCGTCGCGGAAATCCATGAGACGATCGGCAAAGCTGCCGAAGCCTCCATGCGTGAAGTGGTCGGCAAGAGCAAGATCGACGAGGCCTTGACGACCGGCAAAGCCCAGATCCAACAAGATACCTTGGTCCTTCTCCAATCGATTCTCGACCAATATCACGGTGGCGTCCAGATCGCCGCCATCCAGCTTCAAGATGTCGATCCTCCCGAAGCCGTGGCCGCTGCATTCAAGGACGTGACGAATGCGAAAGAAGATCGGGAGAAACTGATCAACCAGTCCCAGAGCTATCGCAACGACATTCTTCCCAAAGCCAAGGGCGAAGCTGCACAGGTGGTGAACCAGGCCAAGGGCTATGCCCAGGCTCGACTCAATCGTGCGCAGGGTGAAGCCAACCGTTTCACGGCCACCTTGAAGGAATATAACCAGGCCAAAGACATCATCAGCAAGCGGCTCTATATTGAAACGATGGAAGAGATTCTCCCGAATATCGAGAAAGTCATCATTGATGGCAAGGGCGGCGATCGTGTGCTGCCCTACCTTCCACTCGAACGGCTCAAAGCCAAATCCGGTGCCGCCGCTGAGGAGCAGAAACCATGA
- the hflC gene encoding protease modulator HflC, with product MTKQGFIIALLVVVVGLFILGASPLFIVDITQNAIVVELGKPKRNLTEPGLYVKVPFIQEVTYFDKRLLDYDSDPQDVITQDKKTLLLDNYAKWRIVDPLKVYQNFQSQRGAYQRLHDIIYSELRVELGRHDLLEIVATGRHDLMKIVTQRSNEKASAYGIEIQDVRIKRADLPEQNEKAVFARMQAERERQAKQYRAEGAEEAQKIRSEAEKDREIILAQAYKESEELRGAGDAKAFKVYADAYRQDPKFFEFTRSMEAYKKAFKDKSTLVVSPDSEFFRFLKQR from the coding sequence ATGACCAAGCAGGGATTCATCATTGCACTCCTGGTGGTCGTCGTCGGACTATTTATCCTGGGAGCCTCACCGCTCTTCATCGTGGACATCACCCAGAACGCGATTGTGGTCGAACTGGGAAAACCCAAGCGTAATCTCACAGAGCCGGGCCTCTATGTGAAAGTACCGTTTATTCAAGAGGTCACGTACTTCGATAAGCGCTTGCTGGATTACGACTCGGACCCCCAAGATGTGATCACGCAAGACAAGAAGACCCTCCTGCTTGACAACTATGCCAAATGGCGAATTGTTGACCCGTTAAAAGTTTACCAGAACTTTCAAAGCCAACGGGGAGCCTACCAACGGCTGCACGACATTATTTACTCGGAACTCCGGGTCGAACTCGGACGCCATGATCTTCTGGAAATCGTCGCGACCGGTCGTCATGACCTCATGAAGATCGTGACCCAACGCTCAAATGAGAAGGCATCCGCCTATGGGATCGAGATTCAGGATGTGAGAATCAAACGCGCCGATCTTCCTGAGCAGAACGAAAAGGCTGTATTCGCCAGAATGCAGGCTGAACGAGAACGGCAAGCGAAGCAATACCGTGCAGAAGGCGCTGAGGAAGCGCAAAAGATTCGGTCTGAAGCAGAGAAAGACCGTGAGATCATTCTCGCACAGGCCTATAAAGAATCTGAAGAGCTTCGAGGCGCAGGAGATGCTAAGGCCTTCAAGGTCTACGCGGACGCCTACAGACAGGATCCGAAATTTTTCGAGTTTACCCGTTCGATGGAAGCCTACAAGAAAGCCTTCAAAGATAAGTCGACCCTGGTGGTGAGTCCAGATTCAGAGTTCTTCAGATTTCTCAAGCAGCGCTAG
- a CDS encoding formate--tetrahydrofolate ligase: protein MTDIEINRSVKARSIQDVADQLGIQAVELFPYGKLKAKVSLDVLTRLKSARLGKYVLVTAINPTPLGEGKTTTSIGLAMGLSRLGHRTAVTLRQPSLGPVFGIKGGGTGGGRAQVLPMEEINLHLTGDAHAVSASHNLLSAFIDNHLFHGNALHVDQNRITWPRTLGVSDRALRQISLGEGAAGHTGQFVITEASEVMAMLALASSQADLRQRLGQIIVGFTTDGKPVRAEEFGCAGSMAVLLREALLPNLVQTLEGTPAFVHTGPFGNIAHGNCSILSDAIALRCADYVVTEAGFGSDLGAEKFFNIKCRLSGFKPAAAVVVATLRALKLHGGGGAVKVGARLPVGLTGPNQEALVKGFANLEQHIANVKAHGIPVVVAVNAFSDDPVAELEWVRERSREVGAVDAAVSTHWADGGKGAEALAEAVARATEEGSTFKHLYEVAWPIKKKIQAIATQMYGASDVSFEATAERDIEMAERLGLDQLPICMAKTPLSLSHDPALKGRPSGFTLPVKEVRLLAGAGFLTAVCSGIQLMPGLPKKPAGERIGFDPATGEVVGLS from the coding sequence ATGACAGATATTGAGATCAATCGATCGGTGAAGGCGCGTTCCATTCAGGATGTTGCCGATCAGCTTGGAATCCAGGCCGTCGAGCTATTCCCTTATGGAAAACTAAAGGCGAAAGTTTCGCTCGATGTACTGACTCGCCTCAAATCAGCGCGACTAGGCAAGTATGTACTCGTGACCGCCATCAACCCGACCCCGCTCGGTGAAGGCAAGACGACCACGTCCATTGGGCTTGCCATGGGCCTGTCGCGCCTCGGCCATCGAACTGCCGTCACGCTTCGGCAGCCGTCATTGGGGCCGGTGTTCGGGATCAAAGGGGGAGGAACAGGGGGAGGGCGTGCGCAAGTCCTTCCGATGGAAGAGATCAACCTCCATTTGACCGGCGATGCCCACGCGGTCTCTGCCAGCCACAATCTTTTGTCGGCATTTATTGATAATCATCTGTTTCATGGGAATGCGCTTCATGTGGACCAGAATCGGATCACCTGGCCTCGGACGTTAGGAGTGAGTGATCGCGCGCTCCGGCAGATCTCACTGGGGGAGGGGGCGGCGGGTCATACAGGACAGTTTGTGATCACAGAAGCCTCTGAAGTCATGGCGATGCTCGCGTTAGCATCGAGCCAGGCAGACTTACGACAGAGGCTCGGGCAGATCATTGTGGGGTTTACAACTGATGGGAAGCCAGTGCGGGCAGAAGAGTTCGGCTGTGCCGGGTCTATGGCCGTTTTGCTGAGAGAAGCATTGCTGCCGAATTTGGTTCAAACGCTGGAGGGAACGCCGGCATTTGTGCATACGGGTCCCTTCGGCAATATCGCCCATGGAAATTGTTCGATTCTTTCCGATGCCATCGCGCTACGTTGTGCGGATTATGTCGTCACAGAGGCTGGATTCGGTAGCGATCTTGGTGCGGAAAAGTTTTTCAACATCAAGTGCCGTCTCTCCGGATTCAAGCCTGCAGCAGCCGTGGTCGTGGCGACGCTCCGCGCACTCAAACTCCACGGGGGCGGCGGAGCGGTTAAGGTTGGGGCACGGCTTCCGGTCGGGCTGACCGGGCCCAATCAAGAGGCCTTGGTCAAAGGCTTTGCAAACTTGGAACAGCACATTGCGAACGTAAAAGCTCATGGAATCCCTGTGGTGGTGGCGGTCAATGCCTTCAGCGACGATCCGGTGGCGGAGCTGGAGTGGGTTCGAGAGCGATCCCGAGAGGTTGGTGCGGTGGATGCAGCAGTCTCAACTCATTGGGCCGATGGTGGGAAAGGGGCTGAGGCATTAGCAGAGGCGGTGGCTAGGGCCACAGAGGAAGGCTCTACATTCAAGCATCTCTATGAGGTTGCGTGGCCGATCAAGAAGAAGATTCAGGCCATTGCTACGCAGATGTATGGAGCCTCTGATGTGTCGTTTGAGGCAACAGCCGAACGAGACATTGAGATGGCCGAGCGGCTTGGATTGGATCAGCTACCGATCTGTATGGCGAAGACGCCGTTATCGCTGTCGCACGATCCGGCGTTGAAGGGGCGCCCGTCGGGGTTTACGCTGCCGGTCAAGGAGGTCCGACTACTTGCAGGGGCCGGGTTTCTTACGGCGGTCTGTTCCGGCATTCAACTGATGCCGGGATTGCCGAAGAAGCCGGCAGGGGAACGGATTGGATTCGATCCCGCCACGGGCGAGGTTGTGGGGCTGTCCTGA
- a CDS encoding M23 family metallopeptidase, which produces MGQVNGTENSDAYTVVIFRGSTAKPLRFSFPRKFVSKLLIVGAIILLADILIISHYVIRTGEVWELSAFRAEAMSAREQTAAFSGAVDDLKKRLTGMKEVNQRLRVMLGIEAPKTGDVANGRGGEDGPIPDGNVLSSAEKNLKRDEGAQRPSLVETDQNTPVGQTSHSVDPSGLTEQEMIASIKNGIDWLSKEATTQEQFLQELSLAAEQKSSRWAATPSIWPVKGWVTSGFGPRVSPFTEKPAWHDGLDIGAAANAPVQAPAQGRVTTVGFDPKLGNLVKIDHGFGIETLYGHMAKALVKEGQRVKRGEVVGLVGSTGLATGPHLHYMVKVYGQTLDPVRYILE; this is translated from the coding sequence ATGGGACAAGTAAACGGTACTGAAAATAGCGATGCCTATACCGTCGTAATTTTTCGTGGCTCAACAGCCAAGCCTCTTCGGTTTAGTTTTCCACGCAAATTTGTCAGTAAGTTATTGATTGTTGGAGCAATTATCCTATTAGCCGACATTCTGATCATTTCACATTACGTGATCAGAACTGGTGAGGTCTGGGAACTCTCAGCGTTCCGCGCAGAAGCGATGAGCGCACGGGAGCAGACAGCCGCTTTCTCTGGAGCCGTCGATGATCTGAAGAAGCGCTTAACGGGCATGAAAGAGGTCAATCAGCGACTTCGTGTTATGTTGGGAATCGAGGCCCCAAAGACAGGGGATGTCGCAAATGGCCGAGGTGGTGAGGATGGCCCCATTCCAGATGGCAATGTTCTGTCTTCTGCTGAGAAGAATCTCAAGAGGGATGAGGGTGCTCAGCGCCCAAGTTTGGTAGAAACGGATCAGAATACTCCCGTTGGACAAACGAGCCATTCTGTCGACCCAAGTGGTCTCACCGAGCAGGAGATGATCGCCTCAATCAAGAATGGCATTGACTGGTTATCGAAAGAAGCGACGACTCAGGAGCAGTTCCTTCAAGAGTTATCCTTGGCTGCCGAGCAGAAGTCTTCTCGGTGGGCAGCGACTCCGTCCATTTGGCCAGTGAAGGGGTGGGTGACGTCTGGGTTTGGACCAAGGGTTTCCCCATTCACTGAAAAGCCTGCGTGGCATGATGGATTGGATATTGGCGCTGCTGCGAATGCTCCAGTTCAGGCTCCGGCTCAAGGCCGCGTTACAACAGTCGGGTTCGACCCGAAGCTGGGAAATCTCGTAAAAATTGATCATGGATTCGGTATTGAAACTCTCTACGGTCACATGGCTAAGGCTTTAGTGAAAGAGGGTCAGCGCGTCAAACGTGGGGAAGTCGTTGGATTAGTTGGTAGCACCGGACTGGCTACTGGGCCCCACTTACACTATATGGTCAAAGTGTATGGCCAGACGCTTGACCCGGTTCGGTATATCCTCGAATAA
- the cutA gene encoding divalent-cation tolerance protein CutA, whose product MKKVPTKVLIVLVTTASQKEAVRIGEKMVSARLAVCANVIPSIKSIYRWNGKVVKSRETLLMLKSTELRYQALEKAIKAMHSYETPEIVALEIRAGLDQYMSWVRGETHI is encoded by the coding sequence ATGAAAAAGGTCCCAACAAAGGTCCTCATTGTTTTGGTCACAACGGCAAGTCAGAAAGAAGCGGTAAGGATCGGGGAGAAAATGGTGAGTGCCAGGCTGGCTGTCTGTGCGAATGTCATCCCCAGTATCAAGTCGATCTATCGGTGGAACGGAAAAGTTGTCAAATCAAGGGAAACGCTCCTGATGCTGAAATCCACAGAGCTTCGGTACCAGGCACTCGAGAAGGCGATTAAGGCGATGCATAGTTATGAAACTCCTGAGATCGTGGCGTTGGAGATCAGGGCAGGCCTCGATCAATATATGAGTTGGGTGCGGGGAGAGACTCATATCTAA